Within Caulobacter segnis, the genomic segment TCGTGCAGTTCTCGTTCACGACATCGGGCCAGAAATGGGTCGCCGAGAACTTCTTGCGCAGCACGATGGAGCCGCCGTTCAGCAGGGCCGCGCCCAAGGCGCAGAGGCCGCCGGTGGCGTGGTACAGCGGCAAGGTCACGTAGATGCGATCGTTCTGGTTGGCGCCGGTCGAGCCGGCGAAGCCGCGCATGTACAGCTGGGCGCGCATGTGGGTGATGCGCGCGGCCTTGGGCAGGCCCGTGGTGCCGCTGGTGAAGATGAACAGCGCCGTGTCGCGAGCGGTGATGCCGTTGCGGGCCGTCTGACGGTCCGGACGCAGCTGACTGCAGCTCTTCAGCGCCTTGACCAGGTCGCGCTGCTCGCCGTGGACGGGGCCCAGCACCCACTGGTGCATGTGGCGATCCAGCTGCCCCTTCACGTCCTCGAAGCAGGGCGAGGTCTCGGGATCGACGATGCAGTGCATCGCCTGGGAGATGTTCAGGCAGTGCGCCAGGGCCGCGCCGGTCAGCTGGTTGTTGATCAGGGCCGTGGCCACGCCGACCTTGGTCAAGCCGTACCAGATGGCCATGTATTCGAGGCGGTTGGGCATGAACAGCGCCACCGTCTGGCCGCGCGTCAGCCCTTGGCCCTTGGCCCAGTGGGCGTAGCGGTTGGCGATCGCGTCCAGCTCGGCATAGCTGATCGTCTTGCCTTCGAAGGTCATGGCCGGACGATCGCGCCACTTGTCGACCGCAGCCTCAAGGTCGTCGCAGATGAGGTTGGCGCTGTCGGGAGCGATGGACTTCACGCGCTTGAGCGTCCGGGACAGTCCCTTGAGGAACTTGATCTCTCGCCGGATTTTTTGACGCAAACGCATGTATGGCTCTCCCTTCAAACAACCATTGGAGAGCGCCGCGCGACCGGTCAAGCCGATGCGTGCTGCATCGCAAACCTTTCAACGTTATCGCGAAATAGGCGGCTCACCCGGGAACGCGGAAGCGCACCTCACCACGCTTGGAGTCGATCGCCACCGATTGGAATTTCCTGAGGATATCAATACCGACGACGATGGCGGGTTCGCTACCGAAGCCCCAGAAGTCGAAGGTGTGCACCTGGCCGATCAGCAGCGGAACATTCCGTAACGTCAGTTTTCCCAACATCAGGCGCGACACCACGGTCGCCCGCGCCGGCAGGACCTGACCGGTCACGCTGCGCAGTTGCGTGTCGGCAAGTTCGCCGACGATCGCCTTGGCTTCGCGCGCCGCCTCCAGCAGGGCCAGATTGCCAACAGAGGTGGTCGACCCAGTGTCGATGAAGGCGATCAGCCGCTCGCCAGGAATGAACGCGTCGATCAGCATCAGGCCGCTGCGGGCCAGCCGCGACTTCACGGCCACGGTCAGGTCGTCGGCCAGCGGCAGTCCCTCGCCCACCGTCATCTTTTGCCGCAGGAAATCGAGCAGCAGGCTGGCGCGACCCAGCCACTCCAAACCCAGCACGCCGTCCACGCGCAGCAGCGCGCGCGGCAGCACCGACACGGTCATGCCCGTGCGAGACCGCTTGCCGACCGCGAGACTGTCCACCCGGGCGGTCGAGACCGACTGGGCGCCAGCGATACTGTGCAGCTTGTTGGATCCGGTCAGAACCAGGCCGAGTTGGTCGGCCAGCTCGGTGGCGATCACCGAGCTGCTGGCGCCGGTGTCGACCAGGAAGTCGAATGGCCCCTGCCCGTTCACATGGGCCTTCACCGTCAGGCGCTGAGCGGTGTCGAGATATTTCAGCGGGTTGGCCGCGTCGACAGCCTGCCCTCGCGCTCCCACCGGCGTCAGCGCCCCGGCGGCGATCAGCCCCATCAGTGCGCGACGCTCTATGTCGTCCATACGCGTCCTCCCCACGGGAGGACGCTATAGGGCCGTGCGAGACGGCGCCAGAGAGCGCCGTCCACGGATCGACCAAACTAGCCGGCGGCGAGACGGCGCTGGTCGTCGCGGGCCGCCTTCAGCTTCTCGGCCACCAGGAACGCCAGTTCCAGCGCCTGCTCGCCGTTCAGGCGCGGGTCGCAGTGCGTGTGATAGCGATCGGCGAGGTCCGTCTCCGAGACCGCGCGCGCGCCGCCCAGGCATTCGGTGACGTTCTGGCCGGTCATCTCCAGGTGAACGCCGCCCGGATGGACGCCTTCGGCCTGGGCGATCTCCACGAAGCTCTTCACTTCGCTGAGGATGCGGTCGAACGGCCGGGTCTTGTAGCCCGTCGAGGCCTTCAGCGTGTTGCCGTGCATCGGGTCGGTGGCCCAGACCACCGAGCGGCCGGCGGACTTGGTCGCCTTCATCAGGCGCGGCAGGCGGTCGGCGATCTTGTCCGAGCCGAAGCGCCCGTACAGCGTCAGGCGGCCCGGCTCGTTGTTCGGGTTCAGGACGTCGATCAGGCGCAGCAGGTCGTCGCCTTCCATCGTCGGACCGCACTTCAGGCCGATCGGGTTCTTCACGCCCTTCATGAACTCGATGTGCGCGCCGTCCAGCTGACGGGTGCGCTCGCCGATCCACAGCAGGTGGGCGCTGGTGTCGTACCAGTCGCCCGAGGTGCTATCGACGCGGGTCATGGCTTCCTCAAAGCCCAGCAGCAGGGCTTCGTGGCTGGTGAAGAATTCCACACGCTTCAGGTCGGGCTGGGTGTCGGGCGTGACGCCGACGGCCGACATGAAGGTCAGGGCCTCGCTGATCTTCTCCGACAGCTCGCGATAGCGCGCGCCCTGCGGGCTGTCGCCCACGAAGCCCAGCGTCCAGCGGTGAATGTTGTAGAGGTCGGCGTAGCCGCCGCTGGCGAAGGCGCGCAGCAGGTTCAGGGTCGCGGCCGATTGGCCATAGGCCTTCAGCAGACGATCCGGGTCGGGCAGACGCTCGGCCTCGTTGAAGTCCATGCCGTTGATGATGTCGCCGCGATACGAAGGCAGCGTCACGCCGTCGACGGTTTCGATCGGCTCCGAGCGCGGCTTGGCGAACTGGCCGGCGATGCGGCCCACCTTCACCACCGGCTTACCGCCGGCGAAGGTCAACACCACCGCCATCTGCAGGATCAGGCGGAAGGTGTCGCGGATGTTGTCCGCGTGGAATTCCTTGAAGCTCTCGGCGCAGTCGCCGCCCTGCAGCAGGAACGCCCGCCCCTCGGCCACGTCGCCCAGCAGGCTCTTCAGGCGGCGCGCCTCGCCGGCGAAGACCAGCGGCGGCATCTGGCGAAGCGTCTGCTCGACCCGGTCCACAGCGCCCATGTCCGGATAGTCGGTGGGCATGTGCTTGGCGGGTTTGGCTCTCCAGGTCGCGGGGGTCCAGCGGGTGGTCATGACAGGCTCGATAACTGAAAG encodes:
- a CDS encoding retropepsin-like aspartic protease; translation: MDDIERRALMGLIAAGALTPVGARGQAVDAANPLKYLDTAQRLTVKAHVNGQGPFDFLVDTGASSSVIATELADQLGLVLTGSNKLHSIAGAQSVSTARVDSLAVGKRSRTGMTVSVLPRALLRVDGVLGLEWLGRASLLLDFLRQKMTVGEGLPLADDLTVAVKSRLARSGLMLIDAFIPGERLIAFIDTGSTTSVGNLALLEAAREAKAIVGELADTQLRSVTGQVLPARATVVSRLMLGKLTLRNVPLLIGQVHTFDFWGFGSEPAIVVGIDILRKFQSVAIDSKRGEVRFRVPG
- a CDS encoding class II 3-deoxy-7-phosphoheptulonate synthase, translated to MTTRWTPATWRAKPAKHMPTDYPDMGAVDRVEQTLRQMPPLVFAGEARRLKSLLGDVAEGRAFLLQGGDCAESFKEFHADNIRDTFRLILQMAVVLTFAGGKPVVKVGRIAGQFAKPRSEPIETVDGVTLPSYRGDIINGMDFNEAERLPDPDRLLKAYGQSAATLNLLRAFASGGYADLYNIHRWTLGFVGDSPQGARYRELSEKISEALTFMSAVGVTPDTQPDLKRVEFFTSHEALLLGFEEAMTRVDSTSGDWYDTSAHLLWIGERTRQLDGAHIEFMKGVKNPIGLKCGPTMEGDDLLRLIDVLNPNNEPGRLTLYGRFGSDKIADRLPRLMKATKSAGRSVVWATDPMHGNTLKASTGYKTRPFDRILSEVKSFVEIAQAEGVHPGGVHLEMTGQNVTECLGGARAVSETDLADRYHTHCDPRLNGEQALELAFLVAEKLKAARDDQRRLAAG